AATACAAAAAAAAGTGAAGGGTATTACTTTATTGATAATGAAAGTAAAGATGAACACAAAAATGGTGGAAAAAAGTATCCTCTTGTAATGAAAGATAATCAATTAATACTCAAAGACAAAAATGTAGACGAAGACATTCAAAGAAAAGTAAAGGGCTTTAAGTTTTTTGTGCAATTTGGAAATTTAAATGATTTAAACCGATATAAATTGAGAAACGCAAACTATAATACTAAAGCACCCAATTACTCAATAAGCTATTATTTAAATCAAAGTGATGAAAATTTGAATTTATTAAAAAAACATTATGGAGTTAAGGTTGGAGAACAACCTAGAATTGAGATATATGGAGACGGAAATTTTAAGAGTGACACACCAATTTCTGACACTATAGAATTTGTACTAGATAATAAAAATAATGAATACTTTAGTACTTCAGTAAGTTATAAACCTAAAAAAGGAGTGAATTATGAATAATATTACTACGATTAATAAGTATTCAGAAAAGAATAGTGCTATTACTTATAAGTCTTATGAAATAGAAACAAATATGCTTAATGATTTAACGAAAAAAGATATTAATTTCAGAATTGAATATAGTGCATTAAAAAATGAATTCCCATCCAACCTCCAATATGTTGATTCTTTTCTTGATAAGAAAACGGGGATGAGTGGCGTTGCATTTAAAGATAACAATACGAATAAAGTGACGATTGGTTTTGCAGGGACGAATGTGGGGTCAGGGAATACAAGCGACATGATAAAAGATGTTGGTGCAGATTTTAACATTGGTTTAAGCTTGGTTGATGCACAAGATCCCTATTTTAATGAAACGCATAAGTTCATTAATAAAATTAAAAAGGATCATGAGATTGAAGCCTTTACTGGTCACTCTAAAGGTGGCCGGGATGCAATGGTTTTAGGGATTGAACATAGCATCACAATGCCAAACACGTGAAGAATTATTTTTTGCGTATCTTTAGAATACATAAATGTAAAATCTATGAATTTCTCAAAACATATAGTTCTATCTATTTTATTGTAAATTGTATATATGTTAATGGTAGAATATTGTATAATTTATTTAAAACACTATTAGAAAGTGGTGGCTTCATGAAATTAGCTAAACATTTACTAATCATATTAGGGGTGATGGTATCCATGAGTTTATTAAGTAGTTGTGGCATGTCAACAAGAGAGAAAATAGAATCAGGGTTAAAAGAACCATTATCTGTATATCCGACAAAGAATTTGGAAGACTTTTATGATAAAGAAGGATACAGAGACAGTAACTTTAGTAAAGATGATAAAGGTGTGTGGTTAGTGTATACCTCTATAGCTAAACGTAATGATGAAGGGAAATTAAGAACAGAAGGGGTCATTTTATTCATTGATAGAAATACAAGAAAAAGTCAAGGGAATTATTTTGTTCAAAATGATAGTGAATATGAATATAATAAATTTAAAAAGAAGTATCCAATAATCATGAAAGATAATAAATTGATACTAAGAGAATATAAAGGTTATGAAGAAATAAAGAGAAAAATAGAGAATTTTAAATTCTTTGTACAATTTGGAGAATTTAAAGAGTTAGATAGATATTCAGAAAGAAATGCAATATATAATAATCAAGCACCAAATTATCTAATGAGTTATTACATAAAAAATAATGATAAAAATCTTAAACAAATTCAATCTGTTTATGGTTTAAATGTAGGAGAAAAGCCTAGACTTGAAATATATGGGGATGGAGAATTGAAGAATAACTCAAAAATATCAGCTAATATTGTATATATATTAAATGATAAGAAAGATCGATATGTTAATTCTGAAGTTATATACCTTCCAAAAAGAGGGTTAAAGTATGAATAGTATTAGTCCTATAAATTCATATTCTGAAAAATACAGTACTATATCCTATACTTCATATACAATTGAAACATCATTACTTAATGATGAAAGTCAAGAAAGCGTTACAAACAAAATGAATGATTATAAAAATAAAAATAAATTCCCACCCAACCTCCAATATGTTGATTCTTTTCTTGATAAGAAAACGGGGATGAGTGGCGTTGCATTTAAAGATAACAATACGAATAAAGTGACGATTGGTTTTGCAGGGACGAATGTGGGGTCAGGGAATACAAGCGACATGATAAAAGATGTTGGTGCAGATCTTAACATTGGTTTAAGCTTGGTTGATGCACATGACCCATATTTTAATGAAACGCATAAGTTCATTAATAAAATTAAAAAGAAGCATGAGATTGAAGCTTTTACTGGTCACTCTAAAGGTGGTCGAGATGCAATGGTTTTAGGGATTGAACATAATATTGACGATATTGTTATATTTAATTCCGCTTCGTTAGATTTGAAAGGAAGATCACAAATTCATGCTACTATCAATGATTGGATGGTTAAACCATCGAGTAATCCGTTAGAGTTAAGCAAAAAAAATTATATGGATTATTTACTATTACATGCTAAGGCTCAGAATTATAAAGGCAATATCATCCATTTTAGGAATAATAATGACTTAGTTTCGGTTGGTTTAAGCTTGATGGGTGGCAGTTATTATGGAAAAGATTTCGTATTTAAAGGCGGTGGCCACGGCCTTAGTTCTATGATGTCTTATGAACGCCAATTAGAAATTAAAAAAATTCTAAATAAACGTCCTTATGCTACATTAGTGAAAGAAACACATCAACGAGTCCAACGTGATGTGAAGAAACGCCTTTCTTCAGTGGATAATTTACGTGCTAATTTAGTTTCTGCGAATGGTGGCAGTCTTTCTTCAAACCAGGAAAAGTTACTGGAAACTCAAACGGCGCTCACTCTAATACAAGGTTTAAATCAATTATTAGATGCAGAAATAAACTTGATGTTAAAAGAGTATGATAATGCGATTGGCGATTTAAATATATTATGGAGTGATACGATAGTTCAAGCAGATGATTTATCTCAAGGTAAACTATCAGAAGGTGAAATTTTATCAGCACTGAGCGATGGAAATGCAACTGAACAATCTATAGTGATAGATAATGAAGAAACTATAAATACTAAGAAAGACAAATTAAAAGAAGTTGGAAAGAAGTATGATGAATTAATCAATAAGATTCAAGAGGCTATTGATGAAATTCTACAGAATGATCAAGTATTAGCGCAACAAATAAGGATGTTTTCAACATGAATGAACTACAAAAAGAGATTGAAAAAATAGAAGATGAACAGCGTGACGCTTTAAGAGAGTTCGATAAACAATTTGATAAGATACAACACTATAAACATCAATTACATAAAGAGAATGAAAAGAAATATGCCATTTTTCATGAACTACAACAAAGAGATGCCAATCTTCATCATTATCAACATGCTTTTGACCGTGTTATAGATGAAGCAACATTTGAATTTGAACAACAGCTAAAGGGTATTGAACGTCAATTATTCATCGAAAGAGATGCTTTGATACAATCGTATCAACGAGAAATTAGACAACTAGAACTGAGGTGATAATGATATGAATATCGATGATTTTAAAAAGTATGATCATACAATTTTTGAAACATCTCAAAAAAATGCATATAAAATGATGATAACTGATATCATTGCACCGAATGCATTGGACCATAAAGTGAAGCGTATGGATAAGCTGGATAAAGAAGAAGATGGTTTTCTTGATAAGATTAGTTCGAGTCAGAGGCAATTTCTTAATGACTTTGAAAACTATGCCAAAGGTGATTGGCTAGATGCGGCGAAAAGGGAAATGGAAGCTGTTAAAAAAGAGCTCGATACAATTAAATAAATGAACCACCCTGTGAGGTAATCACGTAATGGGGTGGTTCTTTTTTATGTGCACATCTTTTAAGTGTTTGTAATGCATCACATGGAGTGTGAAGATAAGGATTAAAGTAATGATAAGTACGATGATATAAGGTATAGCGTTGTGATCGCCCATAAGTCCAACGAGTGGTGTAGTGGCTGCGCCTACAAAATATTGAAGTAATCCAATCAGGCTAGATGCGCTGCCCACGGCTTTTTTCTGTCCATTCATGGCGATGGAAAATCCTAATGTAGCAACACCGGATACCGAGGCTACGATTAAGAAAAATCCAGGGATGAGTATGAGTAATGTCCAATGATTAATCAGTGCGCTAATCACAATGATAGCTCCTAAAAGTTGAATGATGCTAAAGCCTCTAAATAACACCAATGGATTGATTTGATCAACCAAACGCGCGGTAAGTTGTGCGGTACCTATGAGACCGAGTCCAGTGAATGCAAATATATAACTGTATGTTTGAGGAGTCAAGCCGTATAAATTCTGTAAGATAAATGGTGAAGCGGCCATATAACTAAAAAATAACGCAAACGTTAAACTTTGTATAAGAATTGGCAGTATAAATGTTTTACGATGTAGTAACTGTTTAAAATCCTCGAGTACGGGTTTAAATCCTGTTGAACTTCTATGTTGAAGGGCTAAACTTTCATCTACTTTAAAACAAACACCGAGAAGCATAAGAATACTGAGAGCGCTTAAACAATAAAAGATGACATGATAGCTGACATAGTTGGTAAGTATACCGCCAATCATAGGCGCAAATACAGGTGCGGCACCATTGACAAGCATCAACATAGCGAGAAATTTCGTTAAGTCATTGCCTTTATACTGATCACTCGCGATGGCGCGTGATAGCACAATCCCCGCACCGCCGGCGATACCTTGGAAGAAGCGGGCGATGATGAGTAGTTCAACCTGTGACGCCAGTGCGCAAATAAATGAAAAGACGATATACAGAATTAAACTAAAAATGAGAGGTCGTTTACGTCCAGTTTGGTCTGAAAGGACTCCAAAGATGATGTTACCTAAGGCAAGTCCGAACATAAAGAATGTAAGCGTAAGTTGTGTCTGTGTAGTTGAAGTGTGTAATGTTGTAGCTACTTGTGGTAAAGCAGGGAGATACATATCTATTGAAAGCGGTCCAAACGCCGCAAGTCCTGCCATCACAAGTATAAATATAACACTTGGTTTTTGCTTCATAGACACCCTCCTTAGCGTAAGAGCGCATCAGTCGTCGTAATCGTTCCCATTAGTGGGAATGAATTTTGTACGGAAAATTGATGAAGTTCTGTTTGAGGTGCAGCCATCATATCTTCCACAAAATATTGTTCATATCCATATTGATACGCATCGCGTGCAGTCGTATCCACACCCATATGCGTAGAAATACCGCCTATGATAATATTTTCAATACCACGACGGCGAAGTTGTAAATCTAAATCTGTCCCAAAGAACGCACTAAACCCACGTTTATTAACGATATAATCTTGTTCAGTCACATTGAACCGTTCTGGAAACTTGGCAAAATCTTTGTCAGGTTTACCTGGGAGTTGTTGTTCCGCAAGCTGTGGTTTCAATGCGTCTTTGCCATCGTGAAAATTAACACGGACGAACGCGATAAAGCCATCATTTTCTCTGAAATTTTGAATCATACGTTCTGCATTTTTTAAAACAGTCTCTGTTGAATGTGGCGCTGTGTCCATAGATAGAATCCCATTTTGTAAATCGATTAATATTAAAGCTGTATTTTTAAAATTGATCATGACATGATACTCCTTTTTTCATTTCATATACCCATTATAATCTTGGAGTTTTACAAACTTCTAAGTATTTGCACTTGCGTTACTTGTGATAAATGAGAGTTCTAAAATTTGGTGCTCTTGTATTGTTATAGCTGTAGTCAATATGTAATATCATAAACGGAATAATCTTAGAAAAATATTTGGAATGCATTCCGTTTGAAACGTGAATGTGTTTCGTATTACCATTAAGATGCTGGAATTTTATAGATATAAGGAGCGAGCGTGATGAATGTTAACGGTTTGGAAGCATATTTAAATATCGATGAAACACAATTTGAGTCGCCGTCTAAAGAGGCACTAAGCTATTATGTGGCACAGTTTATGAAAAAAGTGCCTTTTGAAAATATTGATGTTCAAAATCACATTCGTATATCGGTGAATGTTGACGATATTTATGATAAAGTCGTAAAAAAAGAGCGTGGGGGATTTTGTTACGAATTGAATACGTTATTTAAAACGTATTTAATAGAAAAAGGCTTTCATGCGTACAATGTATCCGCAACTATTCACACACCTGGAGGCGGTCGTAGTTTACCTGGCTCTCATATGTCCACAATTGTAGAGATTAATGGTATGAAATATATAGCGGATGTAGGGTTTGGAGATTTACCCCTTCAAGCAATTCCGTTAAGTAAAGCGGATGCCATTGCTGTTGTTCATGATCGTACTGGCACGTTTAGGGCAATGATTCAAGAAGAAGACCCTACACAGTTTAAAATTCAAAAACGAGACGATGAAGAATGGGAAACAAAATATGAAGCCGACATCACACCGCGCCCGCTATCATCTTTTGAGTATAATATTGAATATAATCAAACAAACCCCAATTCTATTTTTGTGAAACGACTTGTCGTAACCTTGCCTACAAAGAGTGGGCGTATAACAATGTCTCAAAATCATTTAACGATTACTGAAAAAGATCAGAAACATAAAATAGAAGTGACATCTGACAACTACAAACAACTTCTAAAAAAATATTTTAATTTAGAGGTTAACATTCACCGTTTAGAAAAATAAGGAGGATAATATGACGACTCAAAAACATAAGCAAAGGCGAGATGCACGTGAGAATAGAACACAAATTTTGAATACTGTTTTATCGTTATCTCAACAAGGGAGTAATATCAGTGATATGAAAATGTCAGATATCGCTCAATTGGCAGGTGTAGGCGTTGGCACGCTCTATCGTCATTTTGAAAATAAAGCCACACTATGTATTGCGATGCTAGATGCTCAAGTTGAAGAGATGTTTGAAGATATTGATAAATTTTTAGAAGCACATTCTGACGCCTCAGAATACCAACGTATAGAAGGAATACTTCACATATATGTCTCGTTAAAGGAAGCCAATTTTCATACTTTAGCATTTATTGAAACATCGTTTAATCAATCAATGACTATGGTACAAATCCCATTTTACAATCAATTGTCAGAGCGAATAAACGCACAATTTGACGAGCCACGGGAAGATGATTTTATCACACACATCCTATTAAACTGTTTTACGAGTGAGTTTTATTTTTATGCTAAGGACAAAAAGCATCTTTCAAAAGAAATTTATATTCAAAAAGTTTTGGACATCATTTTAAAATAATTAGTGAAGTAGTCTGTACATATGGCGCAACCCATAGTGCAGACTTTTTGTATACGTATGATTACCATGATTTTTTATTTTGAAATTGGCGCAAGTTTATGAGGAAGGTATATCTCTGACATACTCAAAAGGGATAGTGCGGTTGTTGTATACAGAGAAGAAAAGAAAATACGTGCATTACACACTTTAAAATTGTATTACCATAATAAACATCGCCTTCCGTATGACGGAAGGCGACGTTTTGGTTAAATCTCTCTGTTTTTACATACAGTAAAAGAAATTTGTATTTATTTATTTTTATTAAAGAATTCGGTAATTTTATCTTTGATTTCTTGTAATTTAGAATTCACTTTATCCAATTCACGTTGCATTTCATCGTTATTTCCGTTTTGACGTTCATTTTCTGCATTTTGTAAATTATCAGCAGTTTTGTTGTATTCATCAGCAACTTTATTAGCTTGTTGCGTATCAATATTGTTCTTTAATGAGGCGATTTCTTGTTTTAAAGCATCAATTTTACTTTGTGTATCAGTTTGATTATTTTCAATACTTTTTTTTGTGTCTTCAACCTGTTGTTGAAGTTGTTCATTTTTTTGTTGAACCAATTGTGCGTCGTTTTGATTCGTCGGATCTGTTGTATTTGGATCATTCGACGCGTGTTTATCATTCGTGCCAGCACATGATTTGACAATAAACGCAACTAACACAATGACCACGACAAATAATAAGAAAATAAGCCATTTGTTTTTACGTTTGGATGAGGTAATTTCTTCTTGTTGAAGTTGTTCGCGACGATAGTCTCTTTCGTTATATGTGTTAGCGTTATGATGTTGTGGACGAATTAAAATGTCGCCAAACACCTCATGTTGTTGTTGATCTGTTAATGTATTGACATTTAAGTCCGTATTCAGTTGATTAAACTTGTCATAAGCAATAATTGTGCCATCATCTAAAATCTTTTCAATTCTTGGATAATCTCGATTACGTTCTTGTCTTTTCACACGAATCCCTCCAATGGTTTAGGTGCCTTGTATGACGATATTTATAATGAATCATATAAAAAATGTAATGAGTTTATTTTATCCTACCACATTACGATAAAAGTGACAAAAAAGCACCAGAACTGTTACGGTTCTGGCACCTTTTCTAATTTTATGATTGTTTATTGTGATTTGCATGTTGCTGTTTCAATTCATCTATAATGAGCTGACTTAAAGCCTTTTGTCCAGCGTATTCTAGATGAACACCATCATATGCGAAATATTCAGGATGTCCGCCTGACGCTTTGTGCCAATCGATGAGATGTACATTTTTATGTTTGTCAGCCGCTTTTTTCAAGCTGTCATTAACATTTTTTTCATAATCGCGAGGCACTCGGGTATTCACAAAATAAATTTGTGCATCACCTAAATCGTCAATGATTTCATTGACTTGATCTTCTGTAAACGCACCATTGGTACCAAGCTGCATCACTACATCTTTATTTGGCTTCGCAAAACTTTTATATTGGGAGGTAATGAGCGCATTTGCTTCTGATAATTGACGACCGACTTTACCATCAATTGTCGCGTTTGGCACTTCTTTTTGGAAGACCTTACCAATATCTACCATAACAGAGTCTCCAATAAGGAGAGGTGAGAGCTGTTTCGTATTTACCTTGTTTTGTTCATTTGAATCTGTTGGTTCTGTTTTTGGTTTGTGCGTCGTTTTATTTGTAAATGCCGTTTCTTTTTGTGAGCTGTTTGCTTTACCAAGATGATCAAATTGACCACTGAGTAATAAAATGGATGGCACTGCTAAGAGCAGTACGAGGGCTAGTCTCATAAAACGTGCCACAGCATGAGGCTTAAATGAGAAAGCACGGAAACCATTTTTACGGATAGGATTTTCAATAAAGCGATATGACAACTCTGCAAAGGCAACCATTAATACGACATCAATTATATACACGTAATCAGGAATTTGCCCTGCCACGAAATGGCGATGTAATAACACAATCACCGGATAATGCCAAAGGTATAAACTGTATGACCGTTTACCGATTGCAACAAAAAGTGGATTACCCATTAATTTTGCAAAAAATCCTGAAGGGTGGACGACACTTGCAATTGTAAATAATGTAACAAAAGAAATGAGATAGAAACCACCGTGATAAATCCACTTATCATGTTCACTGACATTAAAAAGAAAATATGCGACCAACGCAAAACTTAATACGCCGACGACATCGATAGACGTGCGTAGCTTCATTGCAACTTGTTTTTTCAAACGAAATGGTGGCCATATGAGTGCTAACATAGCTCCTAGTAATAACGTTTGAAGGCGTGTATCTGTACCGAAGTATACACGTGCAGTGCTATTTGTAACACTTGATAAATACATCATTAATCCTAACGAAATTAAAGAAATGACAAAAAATATGATGAATGTATATTGTCGTTTTCTTAATTTAAATATCATGTATAAAATGAATGGGAAGAAGAGATAAAACTGCTCTTCAATTGCTAACGACCATAAATGTTTTAAAGGTGCGATCGAAAATTGATTGAAATAATCGACATCCTGAGCTATATACCACCAGTTGGATACATAAAATATGGCAGCAAGTGTATCATTTTTCAACGCCAATATAATATCTGGTTCAAAGACCACTGTATACGTTAAGACCACTGCCAACATAAATAACACGGCAGGGATTAAACGCTTCACACGGCGAAGCCAGAACGCAGGTAAATTGATTTTTCCAGTTTTATCATACTCAGCAATCAACAACGATGTAATTAAAAAACCAGAAATGACGAAAAATGTATCTACACCAAGAAATCCACCTGGTAACCATAGAGGATTCAAGTGAAAGATAATTATTGCGATGACGGCAATCGCTCTAAAACCGTCGAGTCCGGGGAGATACTTTTGAGTATGAATAGGTTTTGTTCTTTTTAATTCCTTTTGTGTCATTCATAACATCCTTAAACGTATTAAAGTTAGGCATCGAATAACAACACATTTATAGAGTATAGTATGTCGATGCGGTGAGGATCATTTCGTATGTTATTTCCAAAAAAACACATATCCTCTAAGTGCTACTAAATTATTATATCTTATTAATAGGAACATATGAATAATATATATGACTTTTACTATTTGTACAAATGTAAAGGTATCGAAATGTAAATGTAATATAACTTTAAAGAAAGAGTGTTTAATTCTAACAAATACTAGTGTATCAAATGTGATTGGAATACGAAAAACTTTATGTTAATCGTACATCATATAAATAAGGTAAAAATATTAAATAAAACAACAAAAGTCAATAAAGTTTATGATTATGAATATGTCATATACTTTAAATAAGTAGCCACGACCTAGCATTGCTTCTAATGATTAAAGTTTCTATAAAAATTTTTTGACCAATTTCGCCCTCATTTTTTCATAAATAATCAGAAATACGTCATTTTTTGAGAGGGAGAACGGCATGTTTTTTCATAAATTATAGTAATTTATCCAATTGTATATTATTTAAAATAGTATTGTGCAAATCTTAAAAGTGTGTTATATTAAATTCATCAAGAACAGCCTTTACTTTTTAGACTTCTACTTTTCCTCTTTTTTAGTGATTCTTCTAGATACCTTTTTATAATATGAATCCATTTGTTGTTGATATAGATAAAATACGATATTGAGGGGACGAATCGATGTTCTCTTAAGTGAACACCTATTCTTGAAATTTACCCTTGGAGGTGTTCCTATGATTATTGGAACAAGCTATGTAAGACATTCATTACCTATGGTTAAGCATTACCATGAAAAATTAAAAGCACAACAATGTGAAGCAGTGTATGTATCTTATTGCGATGCTTATTATGAGGGCATGACGTTAGATGATTTGGACTTTTTAAAGCATCCTTTAAACAATGGCGATACGGTTGTGACGGTATCTCTGACATCGTTATGTAATTCGGTTGAATTATTTGAAGAGGTGTTGAGACTGTTTCAACGCCGTAATATTCGCTTTAAAGTCATTGAACACAACTTAGATATAGAGCCTGAAGCATTAACTGAACGTATGATGAGTACGTTAATTGATTACTTTAATAATGAATATTATCAATATTGTCATTTTATTGATGAACAACTTGTGCAATTTGGACGTTACCGTTTTACACCATTTGAAATTGAAGAAATTTTAGATCTTCTTAAACATCAATCTATCTATGAATTATCCTCTGATACAGGTGTTCCTGTAACTACGCTTGAAACCTTCATGCTATTATACAATGAATATCAAAAATATCCAGAATTATAATATCGCATCATAGTTTTTTTCACATCTTGTCATATTGTATGTTGACTTCACACTTTTACTAAAATATCTACTGACGCATGAAATGGCTCACTATATCTATCTCCTTTTTATTTTTATCTCTATATTAGTTTGCGACTTTTCATTCAATCTTTAAAATGCATTTCATAGGTTTATTCATATAGTGGGCCGTTTGATGTGATGAGAGATTCATGACGATCAGTAGATAAGGTCATTTAATATGATGCTTTCAATTTATAAAGACCGTTAGTCGTCTTTAGATATAGATATATGTCTCAAAACACATCAACGCCTTCAACTGTCCATTTGTGACGATTGAAGGCATTTTTATCGTTTAATATATGACATTGATGTGATGTTCGGATGCATAATGTTGTATGTTGTGTGGCATTAGTATTAGAAACTTTTTTTAATATATTTGTAGCTATAACAAACGCAGAATTCACAATTTAAGAGGTTAGAATGTGAAGGCATCATTGAACCCCCTCGATGACACGAGGTGGTAGTGCCATACGAAGGGGTTAGAAATGATGTGTGATCAGATAATACTAGGGCATACAACCGAGTATAGGCATATTGTTACATTACAGTACTGCGTCTTAAAAGGTGGTTCTGTTAAAAGTCAAAACGGTGTCATATCTAACGTTTCTTGTACAAAGAGTAAGGTTCATGGATCAGGTTAACAAGACCTCATCTGTGCCTTGAGTTGAGTAATTTCAAATGCTTTAAGCGCTTCTTCAAACTTGGGATTGCTTAATTCACTAGAATGATAAAAATAGGCGTGTAAAAGATAAACGTGTGGCGGTGTTTCTGAAGTTTTGAATCTTAACGGGTGAAGGTCAATATGCACGTGTCAATGATATACCGTGATCAAAAGTATAGCGCATCAACAATGGGAGGAACGAGTTATACATTGTCTCTATCGCTAATTGTAAAAGCCTCTTGTTTCTCTATTTCGATGACTTAACCGATTGTATGCGCGCATTGAGAATGAAAAAGTCATGATGTTTTGGCCATTTGAACGACAGTATGACAGGGTGTAAAGCTCGGCAAGATGTCATCCTTAATGGTTTCATACGTAACAGCGCAACAATGATGGTGTCGCAGAGTGTGTTGTTCTGTTACGGTAGGTTGTATGCTGATGTCCGATGTATGAAACATTGATGTCGAAAAATACACACGAAATGACTTGCCCTATGGTGTGGGTTAAGGTTATCAATCATTACTGAGCAGTCGATTCAGCGGTTTTCGATAAGGGGCACATGCCCAGTCGTTCTAGAAGTCAGAAGTATGCATCTATGGTTATCGTCATTACGTCTACGATTAAGTTGAATAACGTGGAGACGACCGGTCTAAAAATGACTTATCCTGATGCCATAGTGACTTAAATGTGAACAAGATGACATTTGCTAAGAAAATATGAGTTGTGTCATAAATTAAGTATCGCAACACTAAATATTTTCTATAACTTGATTATAAGGAGTTTTAGTGTAAAAAGCAACATAATTTTACTGAATTTTCTCAAAAATAAAGGTGAGTATATCCAAATTTTATCTATAACAAACGAGCTATTTAAAAACAATGTTTGTTTTATCGTATTTAATTCGTAAAATGCGTTCGATGTTGATGATATGTTTGAAAGTTTTTTGTGTATAACAGATATTAAGAAATGATGTGGTATGTATAGACTATTATTTGTTTTGGAGGGGAAGTAAACGTAGTGGGCATTGGCGCGGATACAGATACGATTGCGTCACTCATCAGTCAAATGATGGATATGACATGGGGGGAATGCGATTTCGCAAACATAGATTGACGGTACATGTAACTATGACACGATAGAACACGTTTTAATACCGTGGATGATTGACTTCAAAGCTACACAATGAAATATATCTTGATGCGTGATTAAGATGAAGAAAATAAAATCACGACTGGGACATAGCTAGCTTCTCATCAAAAAACCAACAAAATTCTTCATACATGAACTTTGTTGGTTATATTTATATAAATTTAGTCTTTATGAGGGGAAGGGTGGTGAATTAAAACAACACTTTGATTGCGCCCTTAGCCGAGATTTCTGAGACATTAAGCTGAAACCGAAAATCTATTTTGAGGTAAGCCGCCTAGAATAGAGAGGCGTTTGGCACAATCAAAATTAAAATGGTTTATGTCCCATCCCCTTAATTCATGCGTCTCTAAGGGCGCATGTCTATTTCACATGTGTCATTTCTAATTGATGGATAAGATGTGTCAACATATCGTTGTTTGGTGTTGGAATACCTAACGCATGACCATATTTACTGATTTGTCCGTTTAAATAATCTACTTCTGTTA
The sequence above is a segment of the Staphylococcus hyicus genome. Coding sequences within it:
- a CDS encoding tandem-type lipoprotein produces the protein MKLAKHLLIMLGVMVSMSLLSSCGMSTREKIESGLKEPLSVYPTKNLEDFYDKEGYRDSNFSKDDKGVWSIITVIGNYNDEGKLRMEGVILYIDRNTKKSEGYYFIDNESKDEHKNGGKKYPLVMKDNQLILKDKNVDEDIQRKVKGFKFFVQFGNLNDLNRYKLRNANYNTKAPNYSISYYLNQSDENLNLLKKHYGVKVGEQPRIEIYGDGNFKSDTPISDTIEFVLDNKNNEYFSTSVSYKPKKGVNYE
- a CDS encoding tandem-type lipoprotein, producing MKLAKHLLIILGVMVSMSLLSSCGMSTREKIESGLKEPLSVYPTKNLEDFYDKEGYRDSNFSKDDKGVWLVYTSIAKRNDEGKLRTEGVILFIDRNTRKSQGNYFVQNDSEYEYNKFKKKYPIIMKDNKLILREYKGYEEIKRKIENFKFFVQFGEFKELDRYSERNAIYNNQAPNYLMSYYIKNNDKNLKQIQSVYGLNVGEKPRLEIYGDGELKNNSKISANIVYILNDKKDRYVNSEVIYLPKRGLKYE
- a CDS encoding multidrug effflux MFS transporter; its protein translation is MKQKPSVIFILVMAGLAAFGPLSIDMYLPALPQVATTLHTSTTQTQLTLTFFMFGLALGNIIFGVLSDQTGRKRPLIFSLILYIVFSFICALASQVELLIIARFFQGIAGGAGIVLSRAIASDQYKGNDLTKFLAMLMLVNGAAPVFAPMIGGILTNYVSYHVIFYCLSALSILMLLGVCFKVDESLALQHRSSTGFKPVLEDFKQLLHRKTFILPILIQSLTFALFFSYMAASPFILQNLYGLTPQTYSYIFAFTGLGLIGTAQLTARLVDQINPLVLFRGFSIIQLLGAIIVISALINHWTLLILIPGFFLIVASVSGVATLGFSIAMNGQKKAVGSASSLIGLLQYFVGAATTPLVGLMGDHNAIPYIIVLIITLILIFTLHVMHYKHLKDVHIKKNHPIT
- a CDS encoding isochorismatase family protein, which translates into the protein MINFKNTALILIDLQNGILSMDTAPHSTETVLKNAERMIQNFRENDGFIAFVRVNFHDGKDALKPQLAEQQLPGKPDKDFAKFPERFNVTEQDYIVNKRGFSAFFGTDLDLQLRRRGIENIIIGGISTHMGVDTTARDAYQYGYEQYFVEDMMAAPQTELHQFSVQNSFPLMGTITTTDALLR
- a CDS encoding arylamine N-acetyltransferase family protein translates to MNVNGLEAYLNIDETQFESPSKEALSYYVAQFMKKVPFENIDVQNHIRISVNVDDIYDKVVKKERGGFCYELNTLFKTYLIEKGFHAYNVSATIHTPGGGRSLPGSHMSTIVEINGMKYIADVGFGDLPLQAIPLSKADAIAVVHDRTGTFRAMIQEEDPTQFKIQKRDDEEWETKYEADITPRPLSSFEYNIEYNQTNPNSIFVKRLVVTLPTKSGRITMSQNHLTITEKDQKHKIEVTSDNYKQLLKKYFNLEVNIHRLEK
- a CDS encoding TetR/AcrR family transcriptional regulator, whose translation is MTTQKHKQRRDARENRTQILNTVLSLSQQGSNISDMKMSDIAQLAGVGVGTLYRHFENKATLCIAMLDAQVEEMFEDIDKFLEAHSDASEYQRIEGILHIYVSLKEANFHTLAFIETSFNQSMTMVQIPFYNQLSERINAQFDEPREDDFITHILLNCFTSEFYFYAKDKKHLSKEIYIQKVLDIILK